Proteins co-encoded in one Halococcoides cellulosivorans genomic window:
- a CDS encoding mandelate racemase/muconate lactonizing enzyme family protein: MDRDAADLPDPNAEYTMRDLSAGSMGLDSRDDRPTITDIQTTVVDGTFPWTIVRVYTDDAAGTGEAYWGAGVPALIDRMRPFVVGECPLDIDRLVEHLIQKMSGEGSIAGPTVTAIAGIEIALHDLAGRLIDVPAYQLLGGKYRDTVRVYCDAHAGEEGDPDSTAATADRLADRYDALKFDLDVPTGSDGDRANRHLRPAAIDRQAAIVERVTERVGDRAQVAFDCHWSYTAESAQRLAAACEQSDVWWLEDPVPPENHDVQRRVTRETSTPIAAGENVYRVHGHRRLIEEGAVDVIAPDVPKVGGMRETRQIADLADTYYIPVAFHNVASPVGTMATAHVAAAVSNTLAVEFHSEDLDWWDELVEERVIVDGQIPVPDDPGLGVTVDRDVLAEHALSGETLIDPV; encoded by the coding sequence ATGGACCGCGACGCTGCCGACCTGCCGGATCCGAACGCCGAGTACACGATGCGCGACCTCTCGGCGGGATCGATGGGGCTCGACTCCCGCGACGACCGCCCGACGATCACGGACATCCAGACGACCGTGGTCGACGGCACGTTCCCCTGGACGATCGTTCGGGTGTACACCGACGACGCCGCAGGGACCGGCGAGGCCTACTGGGGTGCGGGCGTGCCCGCGCTGATCGACCGCATGCGCCCGTTCGTCGTGGGTGAGTGCCCACTCGACATCGACCGTCTCGTCGAGCACCTGATCCAGAAGATGTCCGGCGAGGGGTCGATCGCCGGCCCGACCGTCACCGCCATCGCGGGCATCGAGATCGCACTCCACGATCTGGCGGGCCGCCTGATCGACGTCCCGGCCTACCAGCTATTGGGCGGGAAGTATCGGGACACCGTCCGGGTCTACTGTGACGCCCACGCGGGCGAGGAGGGCGATCCCGACTCGACGGCGGCGACCGCCGATCGGCTGGCCGACCGCTACGACGCGCTGAAGTTCGATCTCGACGTGCCGACGGGCAGCGACGGCGACCGGGCGAATCGCCATCTTCGCCCCGCAGCGATCGACCGCCAGGCTGCGATCGTCGAGCGCGTCACCGAGCGGGTGGGCGACCGCGCGCAGGTCGCGTTCGACTGTCACTGGTCGTACACCGCCGAGAGCGCGCAGCGACTGGCCGCGGCCTGTGAACAGAGCGACGTCTGGTGGCTCGAAGACCCCGTGCCGCCCGAAAATCACGACGTCCAGCGCCGGGTCACCCGCGAGACGAGCACGCCGATCGCCGCGGGCGAGAACGTCTATCGCGTCCACGGCCACCGCCGCCTGATCGAGGAGGGCGCAGTCGACGTGATCGCTCCCGACGTGCCGAAGGTCGGCGGGATGCGCGAGACCCGACAGATTGCGGACCTCGCGGACACCTATTACATCCCCGTGGCCTTCCACAACGTCGCCTCGCCGGTGGGGACGATGGCGACCGCCCACGTCGCGGCGGCGGTCTCGAACACGCTCGCGGTGGAGTTCCACAGCGAGGATCTGGACTGGTGGGACGAGTTGGTCGAGGAACGCGTCATCGTCGACGGACAGATTCCCGTGCCCGACGATCCCGGACTGGGTGTCACGGTCGACCGGGACGTGCTCGCCGAGCACGCACTGTCGGGCGAGACGCTGATCGATCCGGTCTGA
- the purL gene encoding phosphoribosylformylglycinamidine synthase subunit PurL, with protein sequence MTLDDGDRDIVRAELGRDLTREEAALFENLWSEHCAYRSSRPLLGAFESDGPDVVVPPGDDAGVVAIPSSDDDAADDTYLAMGIESHNHPSYVDPFDGAATGVGGIVRDILSMGAYPIALTDSLYFGDFDAEYPRYLFEGVVEGISHYGNCIGVPTVAGSVAFHDDYAGNPLVNVACVGLVDADRMVTAEAQRAGNALVLVGGETGRDGLGGASFASEDLDEDAETEDRPAVQVGDPYSEKLLIECNEALLDEGLIESARDLGAAGLGGASSELVAKGGFGADIALDRVPQREPNMSALEILLSESQERMCYEITPENVDRVAAIAERYDLVAAAIGSVTADGNFTCTFEGETAVDVPAEFLGEGAPLNDLDSERPTAPERNLPSDPPAVADAFDRLLASPNTASKRWVYRQYDHEVGVRTAERPGGDAAVLDVPEADAAIALSAGADPNWTDAAPYEGARAVGLENATNLAVAGARPHAAVDCLNGANPETPREYGRFEAIVEGLAEICADLSVPVVGGNVSLYNDSDEGPIPPTPTLAMVGVREEATAPGIDLSGEGSLLVIGDRVLAGETDPALGGSEYLAGLDGTDRVPDLPGDPAGLVDAVRDVARMDSTLAAHDASHGGLAIALAEMVTAETGASVDLTGIDAHGALFHEQAGRAIVETTAPEAVADRLAGVAPVTGLGRTTTDGRLSITTDRGVLTATADRIAERRAVIERELDG encoded by the coding sequence ATGACCCTCGACGACGGCGATCGCGACATCGTTCGGGCGGAACTCGGTCGCGACCTCACACGTGAGGAGGCCGCGCTGTTCGAGAACCTCTGGAGTGAGCACTGCGCGTACCGATCCTCTCGCCCCCTGCTCGGCGCGTTCGAGAGCGACGGGCCGGACGTCGTCGTCCCGCCGGGTGACGACGCCGGCGTCGTCGCCATTCCGTCGTCTGACGACGACGCGGCCGACGACACCTACCTCGCGATGGGGATCGAGAGCCACAACCACCCCTCCTACGTCGATCCGTTCGACGGCGCGGCGACCGGCGTCGGCGGGATCGTCCGGGACATCCTCTCGATGGGCGCGTACCCCATCGCGCTGACCGACAGCCTCTATTTCGGTGACTTCGACGCGGAGTACCCACGATATCTGTTCGAGGGCGTCGTCGAGGGGATCAGCCACTACGGCAACTGCATCGGCGTGCCCACCGTCGCGGGCAGCGTCGCGTTCCACGACGACTACGCGGGCAACCCGCTGGTGAACGTCGCCTGTGTCGGTCTGGTCGACGCCGATCGGATGGTCACCGCCGAAGCCCAGCGGGCGGGCAACGCGCTCGTCCTGGTCGGCGGCGAGACCGGTCGCGACGGCCTCGGCGGTGCCTCGTTTGCGAGCGAGGACCTCGACGAGGACGCCGAGACAGAGGACCGCCCGGCCGTCCAGGTCGGTGACCCCTACAGCGAGAAACTCCTGATCGAGTGCAACGAAGCGCTGCTCGACGAAGGCCTGATCGAGAGTGCCCGCGATTTGGGTGCGGCGGGCCTCGGCGGGGCCTCTTCGGAACTCGTCGCGAAAGGCGGGTTCGGGGCCGATATCGCCCTCGACCGGGTGCCCCAGCGCGAACCGAACATGTCCGCCCTGGAGATCCTCCTCTCGGAGTCCCAGGAGCGGATGTGTTACGAAATCACCCCGGAGAACGTCGATCGCGTCGCCGCGATTGCCGAGCGCTACGACCTCGTCGCGGCGGCAATCGGGTCGGTCACCGCGGACGGCAATTTCACCTGTACGTTCGAGGGCGAGACGGCCGTCGACGTGCCCGCCGAATTCCTCGGCGAGGGCGCGCCGCTCAACGACCTCGACAGTGAGCGCCCGACTGCGCCCGAACGCAATCTCCCGTCCGACCCGCCCGCCGTCGCTGATGCGTTCGATCGCCTGCTCGCGAGTCCGAACACCGCCTCGAAGCGCTGGGTCTACCGTCAGTACGACCACGAGGTCGGCGTTCGGACGGCCGAGCGCCCTGGTGGGGACGCCGCCGTGCTCGACGTGCCCGAAGCCGACGCCGCGATCGCGCTCTCGGCGGGCGCCGACCCGAACTGGACCGACGCTGCCCCCTACGAGGGGGCCCGCGCGGTCGGCCTGGAGAACGCGACGAATCTCGCGGTCGCGGGCGCACGACCGCACGCGGCCGTGGACTGTCTCAACGGTGCGAACCCCGAGACGCCTCGCGAGTACGGCCGGTTCGAGGCGATCGTCGAGGGCCTCGCGGAGATCTGTGCCGACCTCTCGGTCCCGGTCGTCGGCGGGAACGTCTCGCTGTACAACGACTCTGACGAGGGCCCGATCCCGCCGACGCCGACGCTCGCGATGGTCGGGGTGCGCGAGGAGGCCACCGCCCCGGGGATCGATCTGTCGGGCGAGGGCTCGCTCCTCGTGATCGGCGATCGCGTCCTTGCGGGCGAGACCGACCCCGCCCTCGGCGGGTCGGAGTATCTCGCGGGCCTCGACGGCACCGATCGGGTCCCCGACCTTCCGGGCGATCCGGCGGGGCTGGTCGACGCCGTCCGTGACGTCGCACGGATGGATTCGACGCTCGCCGCCCACGACGCCTCTCACGGTGGCCTCGCGATCGCTCTCGCGGAGATGGTCACCGCCGAGACGGGTGCGAGCGTCGATCTCACGGGGATCGACGCTCACGGCGCACTGTTTCACGAACAGGCGGGTCGAGCGATCGTCGAGACGACCGCCCCCGAGGCCGTCGCGGACCGCCTCGCGGGTGTCGCGCCCGTCACCGGCCTCGGTCGGACGACCACCGACGGGCGCCTCTCGATCACGACCGATCGGGGCGTCCTCACGGCGACCGCCGACCGCATCGCCGAGCGCCGGGCGGTCATCGAGCGCGAACTCGACGGCTGA
- a CDS encoding ABC transporter permease, whose protein sequence is MVNYYIKRTGKAALTAYIVMTISFGLSRMLPGNPLASIEGRLRGAGLTEQQVQTALAPYKETIPTGTLLEQYVQYMSTLLTGNLGKTVAYKVSTDPSTGEIGGVSVAGLIGKYMPWTIFIGVTAIIIFYALSLTLGSIMAYYEGSNFDTANSLVAMLASGLPFFVTGIVLIWLFAGIFNVLPAGGKFAASQEIRPGFNLPFIQSALYHSILPIAATVIGRYGVRALAMRGNSISILGKGYVQVAQLRGLPDRIIALRYVGRNAVLPMYTGMLLSFGWIIGGTVVLETVFNYQGLGWLLLVALDAKDYPLLMAIFLVLTLALVVGIYLADLSYGLVDPRITTGEKDAY, encoded by the coding sequence ATGGTAAACTACTACATCAAACGGACGGGGAAAGCCGCCCTCACGGCGTATATCGTGATGACAATATCGTTCGGGTTGTCACGAATGTTGCCGGGGAATCCGCTCGCCTCTATCGAGGGGAGGTTGCGGGGGGCCGGGCTCACCGAACAACAGGTACAGACAGCATTAGCACCCTACAAAGAGACCATCCCGACGGGGACACTACTCGAACAGTACGTCCAGTACATGTCGACGCTCCTGACGGGTAACCTGGGGAAGACCGTCGCGTACAAGGTCTCGACCGACCCGTCGACGGGGGAGATCGGCGGTGTCTCGGTCGCCGGGCTGATCGGGAAGTACATGCCGTGGACGATCTTCATCGGCGTGACGGCGATCATCATCTTCTACGCGCTCTCACTCACGCTGGGATCGATCATGGCCTACTACGAAGGCTCGAACTTCGACACGGCGAACTCACTGGTCGCGATGCTCGCGAGTGGGCTCCCCTTCTTCGTGACGGGGATCGTGCTGATCTGGCTGTTCGCCGGTATCTTCAACGTGTTGCCGGCCGGGGGGAAGTTTGCAGCCTCACAGGAGATCAGACCGGGGTTCAATCTCCCCTTCATCCAGAGTGCGCTCTATCACTCGATCTTGCCGATCGCGGCGACCGTCATCGGCCGATACGGGGTGCGAGCTCTGGCGATGCGTGGTAACAGCATCTCGATTCTGGGCAAAGGCTACGTGCAGGTCGCCCAACTGCGTGGCCTCCCCGACCGGATCATCGCACTCAGATACGTCGGCCGGAACGCGGTCCTGCCGATGTACACCGGCATGCTGCTCTCCTTTGGCTGGATTATCGGCGGGACCGTCGTTCTGGAGACCGTGTTCAACTACCAGGGGCTCGGGTGGCTACTCTTGGTGGCGCTGGACGCCAAGGACTATCCACTCCTGATGGCGATCTTCCTGGTGCTCACGCTGGCACTGGTCGTCGGAATCTACCTCGCAGACCTGTCGTACGGACTCGTCGACCCACGAATCACCACGGGTGAGAAAGATGCCTACTGA
- a CDS encoding succinate dehydrogenase, translating into MSTRGSDAVARSAFERGSLRWVLQRATAVFLIGTLAFHFYLLHFVNHAADITLAGTTARMGELGYLLTMVAFLFAATVHGVNGVYNALVNAGLSGTRARVVKWGLIVASIALLVQGLRVAAAMSPLINL; encoded by the coding sequence ATGAGCACTCGCGGGAGTGACGCGGTGGCGCGGTCGGCGTTCGAGCGCGGCAGCCTTCGCTGGGTGCTCCAGCGCGCGACGGCCGTGTTCCTGATCGGGACGCTCGCCTTCCATTTTTACTTGCTGCACTTCGTCAACCACGCCGCCGACATCACGCTCGCCGGGACGACCGCGCGCATGGGCGAACTAGGGTACCTTCTGACGATGGTCGCGTTCCTGTTCGCCGCGACGGTCCACGGTGTCAACGGCGTGTACAACGCGCTCGTCAACGCCGGGCTCTCGGGCACTCGCGCCCGCGTCGTCAAGTGGGGCCTGATCGTCGCGAGCATCGCCCTCCTCGTCCAGGGACTGCGCGTCGCTGCGGCAATGAGCCCGCTGATCAACCTATGA
- a CDS encoding DUF7130 family rubredoxin-like protein, whose translation MESEMSDPDVGFGQPVFDRDGNKLGTVRGFDDHGFHVSTDDGIQAMSSEHIASGVAGEAQLMWRCYECGEMGQIDDVPEACPSCGAPRESIYYYTDD comes from the coding sequence ATGGAGTCCGAAATGAGCGACCCCGACGTCGGGTTCGGTCAGCCAGTGTTCGATCGCGACGGCAACAAACTCGGGACGGTCCGTGGGTTCGACGACCACGGCTTTCACGTCTCCACGGACGACGGCATCCAGGCCATGTCGAGCGAACACATCGCCTCGGGCGTCGCGGGCGAAGCCCAGTTGATGTGGCGGTGTTACGAGTGCGGGGAGATGGGTCAGATCGACGACGTCCCGGAGGCGTGTCCGTCGTGTGGCGCGCCACGGGAATCGATCTATTACTACACCGACGACTGA
- a CDS encoding DUF7521 family protein gives MSPIVETAVVALKTIILLLGATITLLSGRAYRRGGSRAVGLLAAGFGLVTLGAFLAGLSNMLWNFDIATSLLVESVLTVVGFAIILYSVYAE, from the coding sequence GTGAGTCCCATTGTCGAAACCGCGGTCGTAGCACTGAAAACGATCATCCTGCTGCTCGGCGCGACGATCACGCTCCTCTCGGGGCGGGCGTACCGCCGCGGCGGGTCACGAGCCGTGGGCCTGCTCGCCGCCGGGTTCGGCCTCGTCACGCTGGGGGCCTTTTTGGCGGGGCTCTCGAACATGCTCTGGAACTTCGACATCGCGACGAGTCTCCTGGTCGAGAGCGTCCTGACCGTCGTCGGGTTCGCGATCATCCTCTATTCGGTCTACGCCGAGTAG
- a CDS encoding DUF7521 family protein, with the protein MDPIIAAVVMAKTTIVACAAVLAILGFRAYRRRRAPAMRTLALGFAVITVAGLLAGVGFQVSVLDFEASIAIQSVGTAIGALVVTYSLFEDRPLTVG; encoded by the coding sequence ATGGATCCGATCATCGCAGCGGTCGTTATGGCCAAGACGACCATCGTCGCCTGTGCAGCGGTCCTCGCGATCCTCGGATTTCGGGCGTATCGCCGGAGGCGGGCCCCCGCGATGCGCACGCTCGCGCTCGGATTCGCCGTCATCACTGTCGCTGGTCTGCTCGCCGGCGTCGGCTTTCAGGTTTCCGTGCTCGATTTCGAGGCCTCGATCGCGATCCAGTCGGTCGGGACGGCGATCGGTGCGCTCGTGGTCACCTATTCGCTGTTCGAGGATCGACCGCTGACCGTCGGCTGA
- a CDS encoding metal-dependent hydrolase has protein sequence MNKRGHVWNAILLSIGVGVVLEPSLSRETVHSIGEVSVPILLGALFPDVDTAIGRHRETFHNLATLGIVAAYPIVFGNLHFVWIGVLSHYLLDLLGTKRGITPLYPVFVWEFEFPTGVTVDSKFAGPVTLAVTGFELVIVAAIFPNHVSELFVQASALLGIA, from the coding sequence ATGAACAAGCGCGGCCACGTCTGGAACGCGATCTTGCTGTCGATCGGCGTTGGCGTGGTGCTCGAGCCGTCGCTCAGCCGCGAGACGGTCCACTCGATCGGCGAGGTGTCCGTCCCGATCTTGCTCGGCGCACTCTTTCCGGACGTCGACACCGCGATCGGGCGGCATCGTGAGACGTTCCACAACCTCGCCACCCTCGGGATCGTCGCGGCCTACCCGATCGTCTTCGGCAACCTCCACTTTGTCTGGATCGGCGTGCTCAGCCACTACCTGCTCGACCTGCTCGGCACGAAACGCGGGATCACGCCGCTGTATCCGGTCTTCGTCTGGGAGTTCGAGTTCCCGACGGGCGTGACGGTCGACTCGAAGTTCGCCGGCCCGGTCACGCTCGCCGTGACGGGGTTCGAACTCGTGATCGTCGCGGCCATCTTCCCGAACCACGTCTCGGAACTGTTCGTCCAGGCGAGTGCACTCCTCGGCATCGCCTGA
- a CDS encoding NifU family protein yields MSTDTESDQQTLEDRVGNFLRRNFPQIQMHGGNAAVQELDPETGEVTIALGGACSGCGISPMTIQAIKSRMTEEIPEIETVHASTGMDGGMGGMGGPAASRGGDIDTGEAEESADETPDAPF; encoded by the coding sequence ATGAGCACCGACACCGAGAGCGACCAGCAGACCCTCGAAGACCGGGTGGGGAACTTCCTCCGCCGGAACTTCCCGCAGATCCAGATGCACGGCGGGAACGCCGCCGTGCAAGAACTCGACCCCGAGACCGGCGAGGTCACCATCGCGCTCGGCGGGGCCTGCAGCGGGTGTGGCATCTCACCGATGACGATCCAGGCGATCAAGTCCCGCATGACCGAGGAGATTCCCGAAATCGAGACCGTCCACGCCTCGACCGGCATGGACGGCGGCATGGGCGGGATGGGCGGCCCGGCCGCCTCCCGTGGTGGCGACATCGACACCGGCGAGGCCGAAGAGTCCGCGGACGAGACGCCCGACGCGCCGTTCTGA
- a CDS encoding winged helix-turn-helix domain-containing protein — translation MVRDPFADEDDPAVQDVLDALDDPECRTIVGVLEEPMTANEISEASDIPLSTTYRKLELLTESTLLTEGVEIRPDGQHASTYEVAFEEVTVDLNDDREVEVAISRRARTADERLESLWSEVRKET, via the coding sequence ATGGTCCGTGACCCGTTCGCGGACGAGGACGACCCCGCGGTGCAAGACGTCCTCGACGCTCTGGACGACCCCGAATGCCGGACCATCGTCGGCGTCCTGGAGGAGCCAATGACCGCGAACGAAATCTCGGAAGCGAGCGACATCCCGCTGTCGACGACCTACCGGAAACTCGAACTGCTGACCGAATCGACGCTGTTGACCGAAGGCGTCGAGATTCGCCCCGACGGGCAACACGCCAGCACCTACGAGGTCGCCTTCGAGGAGGTCACCGTCGATCTGAACGACGACCGCGAGGTCGAGGTGGCGATCTCTCGGCGGGCCCGGACGGCCGACGAGCGACTCGAATCACTGTGGTCGGAGGTGCGCAAAGAAACGTGA
- a CDS encoding ABC transporter substrate-binding protein has product MVNDQSSDGFSDVIDRRNFAKIAGASGVAMLAGCDGDGQEETPTESGEETSDDGGDEQDVYDVTVDGAAALDMGTLHWNPAFIAWPNIWGRWMTHERLAQYNLQTQEWIPRLIEEWSTDGDTFTVQIRDDANWASGDPITSEDVKTHILCSMAAGGPLGNIVDSFDTSDEKTLVITGTGDVNPKIFEFNVLSNLLQSKNAEPYADWATRYWEDGDEDVGSEITSYKPDEPDYISGAMSFVEMTDQYYLLERNTEHFNADNINFKEYQFTASPGNQSKWRAMQNNEFDTVMSVFTPSRIVADLDKSWNEYQFPGYWGFGLLFNHDAENAPHVSKNTVRKAIANAVSRQACADNAGPRVKNPAPTPAAIASNVQDQWIDVGGTFSEMQDAEQVAPLMEEAGYSKNNNDVWEHPDDGEATIEVISPQGWSDWEVMANTVGQQLRSAGFDANVNLIGNGTIVGERIPNGDFQIAGRAWLPGNARSSYPFFPLRHVLGDSFDNAQAYPGWEEENQPVEVPAMDGSGTMEVDVRATLDEIASSADEDANAEKITELAWVTHQELPWLPIVTKKEQSMINTQNLSAPAGDAEQAQLKWPCMYLPKIGDMQWKGE; this is encoded by the coding sequence ATGGTTAACGACCAGTCATCAGACGGATTCAGTGACGTGATCGACCGTCGTAACTTCGCAAAGATCGCCGGTGCGTCCGGCGTGGCCATGCTGGCGGGGTGTGACGGTGACGGACAGGAAGAGACGCCCACCGAGAGTGGCGAGGAGACGTCCGACGATGGGGGCGACGAACAGGACGTCTACGACGTGACCGTCGACGGGGCGGCCGCACTGGATATGGGCACGCTCCACTGGAACCCCGCGTTCATCGCGTGGCCGAACATCTGGGGCCGCTGGATGACCCACGAGCGTCTCGCCCAGTATAACCTCCAGACCCAGGAGTGGATCCCGCGGCTGATCGAAGAGTGGAGCACCGACGGCGACACCTTCACAGTGCAGATCCGCGACGACGCCAACTGGGCCAGCGGTGACCCGATCACCTCCGAGGACGTCAAAACTCACATCCTCTGTTCGATGGCCGCCGGCGGCCCGCTCGGCAACATCGTCGACTCGTTCGACACATCCGACGAGAAGACGCTCGTGATCACGGGGACGGGCGACGTCAACCCGAAGATCTTCGAGTTCAACGTCCTCTCGAACCTGCTCCAGTCGAAGAACGCCGAGCCGTACGCGGACTGGGCGACCCGATACTGGGAAGACGGCGACGAGGACGTCGGGTCGGAGATCACGAGTTACAAGCCGGACGAACCGGACTACATCTCGGGGGCGATGAGCTTCGTCGAGATGACCGACCAGTACTACCTGCTGGAGCGCAACACCGAGCACTTCAACGCCGACAACATCAACTTCAAGGAGTATCAGTTCACGGCGTCGCCCGGCAACCAGTCCAAGTGGCGCGCGATGCAGAACAACGAGTTCGACACGGTGATGAGCGTCTTCACGCCGTCTCGGATCGTTGCCGACCTCGACAAGAGCTGGAACGAGTACCAGTTCCCCGGTTACTGGGGCTTCGGTCTCCTGTTCAACCACGACGCCGAGAACGCACCGCACGTCAGCAAAAACACGGTCCGAAAGGCCATCGCCAACGCCGTCAGCCGGCAGGCCTGTGCCGACAACGCCGGTCCGCGCGTGAAGAATCCGGCGCCGACCCCCGCCGCCATCGCGTCGAACGTCCAGGACCAGTGGATCGACGTCGGTGGGACGTTCAGCGAGATGCAGGACGCAGAGCAGGTCGCCCCCCTGATGGAAGAGGCGGGCTACTCGAAGAACAACAACGACGTCTGGGAGCACCCCGACGATGGTGAGGCCACCATCGAGGTCATCTCCCCGCAGGGCTGGAGTGACTGGGAGGTCATGGCCAACACCGTCGGCCAGCAGCTCCGCTCGGCCGGTTTCGACGCCAACGTGAACCTCATCGGCAACGGCACGATCGTTGGCGAGCGGATCCCGAACGGGGACTTCCAGATCGCCGGCCGCGCGTGGCTGCCTGGCAACGCACGGTCGTCGTACCCGTTCTTCCCGCTCCGCCACGTTCTGGGCGACTCCTTCGACAACGCCCAGGCGTACCCCGGCTGGGAAGAAGAGAACCAGCCCGTCGAAGTGCCCGCCATGGATGGCTCGGGCACGATGGAAGTCGACGTCCGCGCGACCCTGGACGAGATCGCGTCCTCTGCGGACGAAGACGCCAACGCGGAGAAGATCACGGAGCTCGCGTGGGTCACCCACCAGGAACTGCCGTGGCTGCCGATCGTGACCAAGAAAGAGCAGTCGATGATCAACACGCAGAACCTGAGCGCGCCCGCCGGGGACGCCGAGCAGGCGCAGCTCAAGTGGCCCTGCATGTACCTGCCGAAGATCGGCGACATGCAGTGGAAAGGCGAATAG
- the sdhC gene encoding succinate dehydrogenase, cytochrome b556 subunit, protein MSASYDRGTIEDLGRWREFSAGMWAWLFHKVTGWILIGYLFTHIAVLSTAMSGESVYNETLGGLEGLLLVRFLEVGLLAVAVFHILNGVRLLLVDLGVGLDRQAAAFYVALVVTGLIAIASVPTFLAGVTL, encoded by the coding sequence ATGAGCGCGTCGTACGATCGAGGGACGATCGAGGATCTCGGTCGCTGGCGGGAGTTCTCGGCCGGCATGTGGGCCTGGCTGTTCCACAAGGTCACCGGCTGGATCCTGATCGGCTATCTGTTCACACACATCGCGGTGCTCTCGACGGCGATGAGCGGCGAGTCGGTGTACAACGAGACGTTGGGTGGTCTGGAAGGCCTGTTGCTCGTCCGCTTCCTGGAGGTCGGCCTGCTCGCGGTCGCCGTCTTCCACATTCTCAACGGCGTTCGCCTCCTGCTGGTCGACCTCGGGGTCGGCCTCGACAGGCAGGCCGCAGCGTTCTACGTTGCGCTCGTCGTGACGGGGCTGATCGCCATCGCGAGCGTGCCGACCTTTCTCGCGGGGGTGACGCTATGA
- a CDS encoding succinate dehydrogenase/fumarate reductase iron-sulfur subunit, producing the protein MSSTPSDDTETVHSDDDPAVASVRPEAGMADPSEAERVTPDLDDEETATMRVFRYDPDVPERAEPHYDEFVIPTHEGMTVLDALIYARDTYDSSLTFRHSCQQAVCGSDALFVQGAQRLACRTQLSALGDPIQIDPLPHKPVEKDLVVDMSDFYDQMEAIEPYFDPDETPADDLEEQRQSPENREKIKLSTRCIQCGACQSSCNVAAGDNEYLGPAAINKAYRFVMDEREGAERRKTRLEIVEDEHGVWRCQTQFSCTDVCPKDIPLTEHIQALKREGVKDDLKFWE; encoded by the coding sequence ATGAGTTCCACACCCTCCGACGACACCGAGACCGTGCACAGCGACGACGACCCGGCGGTCGCCAGCGTCCGCCCGGAGGCCGGCATGGCCGACCCGAGCGAGGCCGAACGCGTCACCCCGGACCTCGACGACGAGGAGACCGCGACGATGCGCGTGTTCCGGTACGACCCGGACGTCCCCGAGCGCGCCGAGCCACACTACGACGAGTTCGTCATTCCGACCCACGAAGGCATGACGGTGCTCGACGCGCTGATCTACGCGCGGGACACCTACGACTCCTCGCTCACCTTCCGACACTCCTGTCAGCAGGCCGTCTGTGGCTCGGACGCCCTGTTCGTCCAGGGCGCTCAGCGGTTGGCCTGTCGCACCCAACTCTCTGCACTGGGCGATCCGATTCAGATCGATCCACTGCCGCACAAACCCGTCGAGAAGGACCTGGTCGTCGACATGAGCGACTTCTACGACCAGATGGAGGCCATCGAACCGTACTTCGATCCCGACGAGACGCCCGCGGACGACCTCGAAGAACAACGCCAGAGCCCCGAAAACCGCGAGAAAATCAAGCTCTCGACGCGGTGCATCCAGTGTGGCGCCTGCCAGTCCTCGTGTAACGTCGCCGCGGGCGACAACGAGTACCTCGGCCCGGCGGCGATCAACAAGGCCTATCGGTTCGTCATGGACGAACGCGAGGGCGCCGAGCGCCGTAAGACCCGCCTCGAAATCGTCGAAGACGAACACGGCGTCTGGCGGTGTCAGACCCAGTTCTCCTGTACCGATGTCTGTCCGAAAGACATCCCGCTGACCGAACACATTCAGGCACTCAAACGCGAGGGTGTCAAGGACGATCTGAAGTTCTGGGAGTGA